A window of Strix aluco isolate bStrAlu1 chromosome 2, bStrAlu1.hap1, whole genome shotgun sequence contains these coding sequences:
- the MLNR gene encoding motilin receptor, translating into MRGGGGNGSEGEPWPWLPCDERLCLALPARALVPVTAVCLGIFVVGVVGNILTVLVIRGCRDMKTTTNLYLGSMAVSDLLILLGLPFDLYRLWRSRPWIFGQLLCRLSHYLSEGCTYCTILHITALTVERYLAICFPLKAKVVVTKRRVKAVISILWAFAFLSAGPFFFLVGVEQPDNHTDFSRECKPTLQAVESGLLATMFWVTTFYFILPVICLNILYGFIGRELWRSNARLRGPNAVLREKGHRQTVKILAVVVLAFVICWLPFHIGRIIFINTQDTRMMLFSQYFNIFALQLFYLSASINPILYNLISKKYRAAAYKLLLPHRAAERAFTVTKDAGGYTETSASTRNEYATSF; encoded by the exons atgcggggcggcggcgggaacGGCAGCGAGGGCGAGCCGTGGCCGTGGCTGCCGTGCGACGAGCGGCTGTGCTTGGCGCTGCCGGCGCGGGCGCTCGTCCCTGTCACGGCCGTCTGCCTGGGGATCTTCGTGGTCGGCGTGGTGGGCAACATCCTAACGGTGCTGGTCATCCGCGGCTGCCGCGACATGAAGACCACCACCAACCTCTACCTGGGCAGCATGGCCGTCTCGGACCTGCTCATCCTCCTGGGGCTGCCCTTCGACCTCTACCGCCTCTGGCGCTCCCGGCCCTGGATCTTCGGGCAGCTGCTGTGCCGCCTCTCTCACTACCTCAGCGAGGGCTGCACCTACTGCACCATCCTCCACATCACCGCCCTCACCGTAGAGCGCTACCTCGCCATCTGCTTCCCCCTCAAGGCCAAGGTGGTCGTCACCAAGCGCCGGGTGAAGGCCGTCATCAGCATCCTCTGGGCCTTTGCCTTTCTCTCTGCCGGCCCCTTCTTCTTCCTGGTCGGCGTGGAGCAGCCCGACAACCATACTGACTTCAGCCGCGAGTGTAAGCCCACCCTGCAGGCTGTGGAGTCCGGCCTGCTGGCCACCATGTTCTGGGTCACCACCTTCTACTTCATCCTGCCCGTCATCTGCCTCAACATCCTCTACGGCTTCATCGGCCGGGAGCTGTGGCGGAGCAACGCCCGCCTGCGGGGCCCCAACGCGGTCCTCCGGGAGAAGGGGCACCGCCAGACCGTCAAGATCTTGG CTGTGGTGGTTCTGGCCTTTGTAATTTGCTGGTTGCCTTTCCACATTGGCAGGATCATATTTATAAACACCCAGGACACTAGGATGATGCTGTTCTCCCAGTACTTTAATATATTCGCTCTGCAGCTTTTCTACCTGAGTGCATCCATCAACCCAATCCTCTACAACCTCATTTCGAAGAAGTACAGGGCAGCAGCTTACAAGCTGCTGTTGCCACACCGAGCTGCAGAAAGGGCTTTCACGGTAACGAAAGATGCTGGTGGCTACACAGAGACCAGCGCAAGCACGAGAAACGAGTACGCCACCAGCTTCTGA